In Primulina eburnea isolate SZY01 chromosome 3, ASM2296580v1, whole genome shotgun sequence, one DNA window encodes the following:
- the LOC140827646 gene encoding uncharacterized protein, whose product MEIFQDSTFTAFLAIILCFLVAKIVSFAVSDSVDYHISSVPSAVRKEVSLNRRLRVMTTKGIKKVKFVDDVKVKSVDRYESENGSERPVLLDDAESKNQDENSIARIHEIEEMGINFDSEVQSSEKQCFDVREMNYVDSQNKESEITEMLVEKDMVLGEINEMLVEKGCGDDKIDMILGEKGLVVEELKNGIVLECDDMKNDQKQENGPVGFGENDGLSDGDEVGVVKPRGDDGVLVVDDDDWEGLERSELDKVFAEAVNFVEYGGKGKEKDVDWCSKLDGDKKTQLYGLHKVAVEGPCREPQPMALMVSSRAKWNAWQKLGNTSPEEAMEEYIRILSESVPHWMPGYKADTDTRGCFKFETDTDSEPISSPVSEYGRKLELNATDIGDSNIGPSYVENVTSDSAKE is encoded by the exons ATGGAAATTTTTCAAGACTCAACTTTTACAGCTTTTTTAGctattattttatgttttttagtGGCAAAGATCGTATCTTTTGCCGTTTCTGACTCCGTCGATTATCATATTTCTTCTGTTCCTTCTGCTGTGAGAAAAGAGGTGTCTTTGAACAGAAGGCTTAGAGTTATGACCACAAAAGGCATAAAAAAGGTGAAGTTTGTTGATGATGTTAAGGTCAAAAGTGTCGATCGGTATGAAAGTGAAAATGGGTCTGAAAGGCCTGTACTGTTGGATGACGCTGAATCGAAGAATCAGGATGAAAATAGTATAGCAAGGATTCATGAAATTGAAGAAATGGGGATAAATTTTGATTCCGAAGTGCAAAGTTCTGAGAAACAATGTTTTGATGTTAGGGAGATGAATTATGTTGACTCCCAAAATAAGGAGTCTGAAATTACTGAAATGCTTGTTGAAAAGGATATGGTTTTGGGAGAAATTAATGAAATGCTGGTTGAAAAGGGTTGTGGAGATGATAAAATTGATATGATTTTGGGAGAAAAGGGTCTAGTTGTTGAAGAACTGAAGAATGGAATTGTGTTGGAGTGTGATGACATGAAAAATGATCAGAAACAAGAAAATGGACCTGTGGGTTTTGGAGAGAATGATGGATTGAGTGATGGAGATGAGGTGGGCGTGGTGAAACCGAGAGGTGATGATGGTGTTCTTGTtgttgatgatgatgattgggaaGGATTAGAAAGGAGTGAATTGGATAAAGTATTTGCAGAGGCTGTTAATTTTGTGGAGTATGGAGGAAAGGGGAAGGAGAAAGATGTAGATTGGTGCTCCAAATTGGATGGCGATAAGAAAACGCAGTTGTATGGACTTCATAAGGTTGCGGTGGAAGGGCCGTGTCGTGAGCCTCAACCTATGGCCCTCATGGTGTCATCCCGTGCCAAATG GAATGCATGGCAAAAGCTCGGAAACACGAGTCCTGAAGAGGCTATGGAGGAGTATATCAGAATTCTCTCAGAGAGCGTACCTCATTGGATGCCTGGATATAAAGCG GATACTGATACGCGAGGTTGTTTTAAGTTTGAAACTGATACTGATTCCGAACCTATATCAAGCCCTGTTTCGGAATATGGAAG GAAATTGGAGCTGAATGCCACTGATATAGGTGATTCTAACATTGGTCCAAGTTATGTGGAGAATGTGACGTCTGACTCG GCTAAAGAGTAA